The Caulifigura coniformis genome includes a region encoding these proteins:
- a CDS encoding S1 family peptidase: MKRVISTALLGVLSVATLAVAAEPVAEVLDACKRSTAMVVVRNGRSNGTAFCIHNGEYFLTNFRAVGREKACELIVFPGQPDQKRVSATIERIDEESDLALLRIEPALTVPSLALQQVAAVKEAEELVALSYPAGTPSGADKGATPSISVFVGRATAIRRTDGVIDSIDFDARIDPRNAGCPVLNSQGEVVGIIRRKASGAEIVAVSKLQKFLKEPLIAVRFPPVLDEGESAKFALEFVPILASPGNAQVELELGEADHEKQKAALRSDDGRHYEATLIAVPRIEDRREVQIRAEFGDNGLLAGMIANAELRIDGQPFRLSLIRRIERTAEGWDVVLRDRSRKSTTQLTGLPGEIRLDGVAVATDLSRAGIVTIDALESPTVDYAVRVTDAGKEFVERSGQIPIHGRRPRARTPAESVPPSLESWAFLGENLTLPEYFTSTSPLKRTPDRGVRILDEGGVIQGRDQDLLSRNFEFNAVIAFQPDDKIAYLGLGPGLKDRSYNGLTDSIYLRLHAPTFANGLVGMQNWNKGQTTLGHLGSQTMHAVRIEKLGDSLTFSVDPGNDGPSDDDLNVTYPSLSQLAPYLTAGKCGVFFSGTGTLVKARMELK; encoded by the coding sequence ATGAAGCGCGTGATTTCGACCGCCCTGCTGGGCGTTCTCTCTGTTGCCACACTTGCGGTCGCTGCCGAACCAGTCGCGGAAGTCCTCGACGCCTGCAAGCGTTCGACGGCGATGGTCGTGGTGCGAAACGGCCGCAGCAATGGCACGGCCTTCTGCATCCACAATGGCGAGTACTTCCTCACGAACTTTCGCGCCGTGGGTCGCGAGAAGGCCTGCGAACTGATCGTGTTTCCGGGCCAGCCCGATCAGAAGCGGGTTTCAGCCACGATCGAACGGATCGATGAGGAGTCCGATCTGGCCCTGTTGAGGATTGAACCGGCGCTGACCGTTCCGTCTCTCGCATTGCAGCAGGTCGCCGCGGTGAAGGAGGCCGAGGAACTGGTCGCGCTGAGTTATCCTGCCGGGACTCCGTCGGGCGCGGACAAAGGGGCGACGCCGTCGATTTCTGTCTTTGTCGGCCGCGCGACGGCGATCAGGCGGACTGACGGAGTGATCGATTCCATCGACTTCGATGCCAGAATCGATCCGCGCAACGCGGGCTGCCCTGTGCTGAACTCTCAAGGCGAAGTCGTTGGCATCATCCGGAGGAAGGCTTCGGGAGCGGAGATCGTTGCGGTTTCGAAGCTCCAGAAGTTTTTGAAGGAGCCGCTGATTGCCGTCCGTTTTCCACCGGTTCTCGACGAAGGGGAGTCAGCGAAGTTCGCCCTGGAGTTCGTTCCGATTCTGGCGTCGCCTGGCAATGCCCAGGTGGAACTCGAATTGGGAGAGGCCGATCATGAAAAGCAGAAGGCCGCGTTGCGTTCGGACGATGGTCGTCACTACGAGGCGACGTTGATTGCCGTTCCGCGAATTGAAGATCGCAGGGAGGTGCAGATTCGCGCGGAGTTTGGCGACAACGGCCTTCTTGCAGGCATGATCGCGAACGCCGAACTGCGGATCGATGGCCAGCCTTTTCGACTCAGCCTGATCCGGCGCATCGAGCGAACAGCCGAAGGTTGGGACGTTGTGCTGCGGGATCGCAGCCGGAAATCGACGACGCAGCTGACCGGGCTGCCGGGGGAAATCCGCCTCGATGGGGTCGCCGTCGCGACGGACCTGTCACGCGCTGGAATTGTCACCATCGACGCCCTCGAGTCGCCGACCGTCGACTACGCCGTGAGGGTGACGGATGCCGGCAAGGAGTTCGTCGAGCGATCCGGGCAGATTCCCATTCATGGTCGCCGGCCGCGTGCCAGAACTCCGGCTGAGTCGGTCCCTCCCTCTCTCGAGAGCTGGGCCTTTCTCGGGGAGAACCTGACGCTTCCGGAGTACTTCACGTCGACCTCGCCGCTCAAGCGGACGCCGGATCGTGGGGTGAGAATCCTGGATGAGGGGGGCGTGATCCAGGGGCGGGATCAGGACCTGCTGTCGCGAAACTTCGAGTTCAACGCGGTCATCGCGTTCCAGCCCGACGACAAGATTGCTTATCTGGGGCTCGGGCCGGGACTGAAAGACAGGTCGTACAACGGCCTCACGGATTCGATCTATCTCAGGCTTCATGCTCCGACATTCGCGAATGGCCTTGTCGGAATGCAGAACTGGAACAAGGGACAGACGACCCTCGGCCATCTCGGCTCTCAAACCATGCACGCCGTGCGGATCGAGAAACTGGGAGACTCGCTGACGTTCTCCGTTGATCCCGGAAACGACGGGCCATCGGATGACGATCTCAACGTGACTTATCCGAGCCTGAGTCAACTGGCCCCTTACCTGACGGCCGGGAAGTGTGGCGTGTTCTTTTCCGGAACTGGCACGCTGGTGAAGGCGCGAATGGAACTGAAGTAG